The Streptomyces cyaneogriseus subsp. noncyanogenus region GCACAACCACTACGGGCCGGCCGAGACCCACGTCGCCCTCGCCCACACCCTTCCGGGACCGCCCCGTACCTGGCCCGAACGCCCCCCGATCGGCCGCCCGCTGCCCGGCTTCCGGGCCCTGGTCCGGCCGGTGCCCGGGGAGGCCGCGGACCCGGAGGGCGGCGAGCTGTGGCTCGGGGGCGTCGGCCTCGCCCACGGATACCTCGGCGACCCCGGCCTGACCGCCGAGCGCTTCCCGTACGTCGGCGCCCAGGAGGCCGCGGCCGCCGAACGCGGCCCGGACACCGCCGACACCGCCGACACCGCCGACACCGCCGACACCGCCGACGCAGCGCGGCACCCGGTGCGCATGTACCGCACGGGCGATCTGGTCACCCGGGGCTCCGACGGTCTGTTCTCCTACGCGGGCCGCGTCGACGACCAGGTGAAGATCCGCGGCTACCGCGTGGAGCCCGGCGAGATCGAGGCGGCGCTCGCCCGCCATCCGGCCGTACGGGAGTGCGCGGTGGCCGCCTGGACGCCCCCCGAGGGCGAGGAACGGCAGCTCGTCGCGCACGTCGTGGCGGCCCCCGGCCACAAGGCCGACCCGGACCAACTGCGCGACCACCTCGCCCGGCTGCTGCCCGGGCACATGGTCCCGCACCATGTCGTCGAGGCGGCGGCGCTGCCCCTGTCGCCCAACGGCAAGATCGACCGCCGTCGCCTCCCCGCCCCGGTGACCGCGCCGGAGCCGGCCGTGAGCGCGCCGGACGGCGATCTGCGCGGCGCGGTCGCGGCCGTCTGGGCGGGCGTCCTGGGCGTCACGGACATCGATCCCGCCCGGCACTTCGCGGCACTGGGCGGTACCTCCCTCTCGGCGGCCCTGGTGGTGACCCGGCTGCACTCCCGGTTCCGCGTACGTATCTCCATCGAGGAGTTCCTCCGCGAGCCCACGGTCGACGCCGTGGCCGCGCTGATCGGCGAACGGACGGCGGCATGACCGACTCCCGCGAACACGCCCGATGGTTCCGGGTCTTCCACCCGTCACCGGACCACGCCCGGCCGCTGGTGTGCTTCCCGCACGCCGGCGGTGCGGCCGGGTACTACCACCGGCTCTCCGCGGCACTGGCCCCGGCCGTGCGGGTCACGGGCGTGCAGTACCCCGGCCGCCAGGACCGCCTCGGTGAACCGGCCGTCACGGACCTGACGGCGCTGGCCGACACCGTCGCCGCGCTGCTCGCGCGACGGCCCGGACCGCCTCCCGTCCTGTTCGGGCACAGCATGGGCGCGCTGATCGCCTTCGAGGTGGCGGCGCGCCTGGAGCACCGGCACGGCCTCCCGCCCGCCGGGCTCGTGGTGTCGGGGATGAGCGCGCCCCACCGGTGCGCCGCCCAGGCCCGGGAACTCGCCGACGACACGGCGGCGGTCGAGGAACTGCTGCGACTGGGCGGCACCGATCCGGAGATCCTGGCCGACGCGGAGGTGCGGGCCCTGGTCGTGTCCGTCCTGCGCGGCGACTACCGGGCGGTGCGCGGCTACCGCCCCGGCTCCGTGCCCGCGCGCCTGTCGTGTCCGCTGGCCGCCTTCACCGGGCTCGACGACGAGATCGAGGCCGACGCGGTACGCGCCTGGTCCGGTCACACCACGGCGTCGTTCTCGCTGCGCGGCTTCCCCGGCGGCCACTTCTACCTCGACGGCTTCCCGCCCGCCGTGACCGGCGCGGTGCGCGAGGCGGTGCTCGGCATGACCGGGGCCGCCCCCGCCGCCGGGTCCGCCGCCGGGCGAGGATGAGGAGGAGCACATGTCTTCGCGGTTGTACCTGCTCGCCGCCGGAACGTTCTTCATCGGAACCGACGTCTTCGTCATCGCCGGGATGCTGCCGGGGATCGCGGGCTCGCTCGACGTCTCCCTGTCCGCCGCGGGCCAGTTGATGACGGTCTTCTCGATCGGGTACGCCGTCCTCGGGCCGCTGCTGGCCGGGGTGACCGGCCGGTGGGCGTCCCGGGCCCGGCTGACGGCGGCTCTGCTCGCCGTCGCCCTCGGCAATCTGGTGTGCGCGTGGGCGGACGCGCTGCCCCTGGCGCTGGCCGGCCGGGTGCTGGTCGCCGCGGGCGCCAGCCAGTTCACCCCGCACGCCGCGGCGCTCGCGGCCTCGCTGGTGCCGGGGGACCGGCAGGGGCGGGCGCTGGCGCTGGTCACCGGCGGCATGGTGGCGGGCTCGGTGGCCGGTGTCCCGGCGGGCACCTGGGCCGCCGCGCAGTTCGGCTGGCGCCCCACCCTGGTCGTCCTCGCGTGCGGGACGGCCGCCGTGGCGGCCGGGCTGGTGGCCGGGATGCGCGGCGCGGACGCGGAACCGTCCGCGACCGGTGTCCGGGAGCGGCTCCGGGCCCTGCGCGGACCCGGCGTCCGCGGCGTCCTGCTGATCACCGTCCTCGCCGTGCTGGCCGAGTACTCCGTCCTGACCTACGCGGGCGCCGTCTTCGGCGACGCCACCGACGGGGACGGCAGCCTGCTCGCGGTGCTGCTGCTCGCCTTCGGACTGGGCGGGCTGGCCGGCAACGGCGTGGCCGGCGCCTGCCTGGACCGGCCCGCCGGCCGCCATCTGGTGCTGGTCTCCATGGCCGGGATGGCCGGCACCTTCCTGGCCATGCCCTGGCTCGCCGGGTCCTTCCCGGGCGCCCTGGTCACCATGGTCCTGTGGGGGGCCGCCGGGTGGATGTACGCGGCGCCCCAGCAGCACCGCCTGCTGCGGCTCGCGGGCCCCGCCGGTCCCCTGGCCGTCTCCATGAACAGCTCCGTGATCTACGTCGGTGCCGCCCTGGGCGGTGCCACGGGAGGCGTGCTCCTGGACCACCTCGACCGCGACGGGCTGCTGGTGCAGGCGGCCCTGGTCTCCCTGCTGGCCGTCGCGGCCGAACTGCGCTTCCGCCACCGGAGCGCGGCGGTGGCCGAACCCGCCGGGGCCGACTCCACCGGGGCCGGACCCGCCGGGCCCGGGCCCGCTCCGACGGGCGCGGACACCGGCCGCTGACCGCCGCCGCCCGCGCCCGGACCGGGCAGCGCCCGCCACCGGAGGAGAAGGCCGCCGTATCGCGGCGGCCCGGGCCCGGGGAGCCGTCAGGCGCCCCCGGCCCACTCCCGCAGCGCCGCCTTGCTGCCGAAGTCGGCGACGTTCTTGTCCAGCGGGTCGCTGGTGTACTGGTGGAAGCGCCAGGTGGCCTGGATGCGGGGCTCGCCCGCGGTCACGTAGTCGGCGATCCACAGGGCGTCCCCGGCGTAGGACGTGGTGTCGACGTTCAGCCAGAAGTCCCGGTTGCAGTAGAGGACCACCCGGTTGTCCGGCCGCAGCGCCTTCACCTTCTTGATGAACTGGTCCTTCTCGGAGTTGGTCGCATACGTGCCCTCGCTGGTCCGCTCCCAGTCGACGGCGAGGATGTCACCCGCCTTGACGGGCGCCTTGCCGACGAAGTACTCGGCCTGGGCGGCCAGGTTGCCCGGCCACAGGAAGTGGTAGAAGCCGACCACCAGCCCGGCGTTCCGGCCCCGTTGGGTCTGCTCACCGAGTCTGGGGTTGACGTAGGAGCGGCCCTCCGTCGCCTTGACGAAGACGAAGGAGAGTCCGTCGGTGTCGTACGAGGAGGACTGATAGGCGCTCACATCGATGCCGTGCAGCATGCAGACTCCCGGAAGGGACCGAACCGGCTGGGAGTTGGGTTATGCCCCGGAGCCGCCCGATCGATCCGTCACTGAGCGGAATCGACCGTTCACTGGTTGGCTCCGGTGGTCCAGCGGCGCGCGGTCAGCATTCGATGATGTTGACCGCGAGCCCGCCCCGCGCCGTCTCCTTGTACTTCACCGACATGGGGGCACCCTGCTCGACCATCCCCTTGACCTGCGGATTCGAGGGAATTTTCCTGATCCGATCCGCCACCGAGGACTTCGTCTACGACCCGGTCGGCAATCTCACCAAGACCCGCGGCTTCGCCTACACCTATGACGCCGCGGGGCAGATGCTGACCCGCAAGTACTCCGACGGCAACACCATCTCGTACACCTACGACAACGACGGCCGTACCTCCACAATGACGGCCGACGGCAAGACCACCACCTACACATGGGACGCCGCCGGCAACCTCACCAAGTCGGCACTGCCCAACACCGAGACCGAGGAACGCGCCCACGACCGAGCGGGCCGTCTGACGGCCGTCACTTCCTCCAAGGCCGGCACGGCGGTCACCAAGACCGCCCTTACTCTGTCCGCCGCCGGGCTGCCCACCCGCGTCGACGTCACCCGGGCCGGTGTGGGTACCGGCGGCTACGACCTGACCTACGACACGGCGGGCCGCCTCACCTCTGGCTGTCTCCCGCAGCCCTGGGTCACCGGCTGCGCCCCCGGCCGCACCACGTCCTACACCTACGACAAGGTCGGCAACCGTCTGTCCTCCACCCTCGGAGCCACCGCGACCAGCTACACCTACGACGCGGCCGACCAGCTCACCTCGACCACGACCGGCAACACGACCAGCGCCTACGAGTACGACGCGGACGGGAACCAGAGCAAGGCAGGCGCCGACACCTACGCCTACAACCTGGCCGGGCGAATCTCTGCCGCCACCGTCGCGGGCGCGAGCTACACCTACGACCACGATGCCAGCGGCAACCAGGTCGCCACCGCCCAGAACGGCACGGTGACCAACCGCACTCAGTGGGACCCCAACGCGCCGCTACCGATTCTGGCCACGGAGTACGACAGCGCGTGGGCCATCAAGCAGTCCTACCGCTATGACCCGCTGGGCCAGCCGGCTGCCACGAAGACCGGCTCCGGCGCCGTCTTCTACTACCACCACGACACTCAAGGCTCCCCGGTCGACGTCACCAGCAGCACCGGCACACTCCACCAGCGCTGGGCCTACGACCAGTTCGGCACCCGTGTCCTCAACACCACGACTGGCGGCGCCCCCGCGAGCACACCGTCCTACACCGGCGCCCGCTACGAGGCCAGCACCGGCAACCTGGACCTGCACGCCCGCCAGTACAACCCCACCACCGGCCGCTTCACCAGCCCCGATCCCGTGACCCGCGGCCAGTCGACCCCGTCCGTTTCGGCCTATGCCTACGCGGACAACGTTCCCACGCTACTCACCGACCGCAGCGGCCTGACCCCCGACGACCCCAACAACGACCGTGTGGACAGTCTGGGCGAAGGCCTGAAGATTTTTGGCGACGGCTTCATCGACGGGTTGAAAATGCCCTTCGAATTCCTCGGCGACGCCTACGACGGCGTAACCGGCCAGAACGGCGGAGCCGGAGCCTTCGTCGACAAGTACCTCCCCATCCGCCCCGCCTACCGCCTCTACCGCGCCGAGTACATGCTCCGCCAGCAGGGCTGCGACGCACTGGCGGACACCTATGCCGAGGCAGCGGAGGAACTGACTCAGCAGATCGCCCTGGTCGGGATCGGCGGCCTCACGGGATGGCGGAGGGCGGCAGTCGATCCAAGCGGTGGCCGCTACTACGGGGCGCCTAGTTCAACACGCTTCGGACTCCCTTACTACACACCTGAGACTCCGTCCTCAAAGCAACGCATCAATCCCGAGGGCGGCGAGATGAACTGTGGCCTGTGCGCTACTGCGGGGGATGACCTCATGGCCGGCCGCAACCCCAACTCGGTCCCCGGGGCCGATCGCCCCATGACCAGGCCGGAGGTATCTGCAGTAACCGGCATTCCATTCCGGAAAGTCGGTGGCTTGAACGTCATCGTCAGCGACATGCTGAGCTGGGGTCCGGGCGCACGGGCCATCGTGGGAGCTTTTCCGAGACGTGGAATCGGACACTACTTCAACGTCGTCAACATCGACGGCAGGGTAGTGTTCCTGGACTTCCAGCAGGGCAGAGCCGAACCGGCGAAGCCTCACTATCGCGACTACTACATCATGAGGACCAACTGAGATGCTCAACCGTAACGAAGCCGAGCGCGCGGCCGCCAACTTCCTGGCGGAAGCGAGCAAGACCTGGGGCGCCTCGTCCAACGTGCGGATCGACCACGAGTGCTGCTTCACGGACCAAGGTCAGTTCATCGCCCCATACAACCACGTCGAATTCCTCGACCACGGTCGTGAGGAAATGCAGCTCGGCGGTAACCTGCCGGTTGCTGTCGATTTGAGCACCGGTGCCTGCCGCTTCATCACGCTAGCGGAGGCGGACGACTTCATGGCGCGCGATCTGCTTTAGCTCATCGCAAGATGACTGGGCGGTGGCCTACGGCATGTTATGCGCAGGCCTCCGCCCACACTATCGCCCGAAAATCCGGCCGGATGCGACGAAATCGAGTACACGGCGCCGAAACTCGTTCGGATACTGCGGGGCATGACGGGCCTGCAAAGACTGCTGAACGGTCAATTCTCCAGCAACCCGGCTGCATCAGACTCGGAACAGGCCAACTCACTGTCGCGGGCCGATGTCAATCGGTGAGCATTTTCAGCGCCGACGCTCCAGGTGAGGAAGGCGGCGTCGTTGACGAAAGGCGAATCGGGCCGCACCGGGCTCAACGGAATATCCGCCAGGACTTCAGCCTTGCGACGCTTCATTCCACCGGTGCCCGCGCTGCTGACAGAGTTTCAGGGGAGGCCCTGACGGCGCTGAAAGACACGAACGCACTGGTCAGGCCTGTTCCCCTAGCACTCGATGATGTTGACCGCGAGCCCGCCCCGCGCCGTCTCCTTGTACTTCACCGACATGTCGGCGCCGGTTTCCTTCATGGTCTTGATGACCTTGTCCAGCGACACCTTGTGGGTGCCGTCGCCGCGCATCGCCATCCGTGCCGCCGTGACCGCCTTGACCGCGGCCATGCCGTTGCGCTCGATGCACGGGATCTGGACCAGACCGCCGACCGGGTCGCAGGTCAGGCCGAGATTGTGCTCCATGCCGATCTCGGCGGCGTTCTCCACCTGCTCGGGGCTGCCGCCCAGCACCTCGGCCAGCGCCCCCGCCGCCATCGAGCAGGCCGAGCCGACCTCGCCCTGGCAGCCGACCTCGGCACCGGAGATGGAGGCGTTCTCCTTGAAGAGCATGCCGATGGCGCCGGCGGCCAGCAGGAAGCGGACCACGCCCTCCTCGTCCGCGCCGGGCACGAAGTTCATGTAGTAGTGCAGGACCGCCGGGATGATGCCGGCCGCCCCGTTGGTCGGGGCGGTGACGACCCGGCCGCCCGCCGCGTTCTCCTCGTTGACCGCCATCGCGTAGAGGGTGATCCACTCCATCGCGAGGGCCTGGGGGTCGCCCTCCGAGCGCAGCTTGCGCGCGGTGTTCGCGGCCCGGCGGCGCACCTTCAGACCGCCCGGCAGGATGCCCTCGCGGGACATGCCGCGGTCCACGCACTGGCGCATCACCCGCCAGATCTCCAGCAGGCCGGCGCGGATCTCCTCCTCGGTGCGCCAGGCGCGCTCGTTCTCCAGCATCAGGGCGGAGATGGACAGGCCCGTCTCCCGCGTCAGGCGCAGCAGCTCGTCGCCCGTGCGGAAGGGGTACTTCAGGACCGTGTCGTCCAGCTTGATGCGGTCCGCGCCCACCGCGTCCTCGTCGACGACGAAGCCGCCGCCCACCGAGTAGTACGTCTTGGCCAGCAGCTCGGTCCCGGAGGCGTCGTACGCCCACAGGGTCATGCCGTTGGCGTGGTAGGGGAGGGCCTTGCGGCGGTGCAGGATCATGTCCGCGTCGAAGTCGAAGGCGATCTCCCGCTCCCCGAGGAGGTTCAGACGGCCGCCGGCCTTGATCGCCTCCACCCGCTCGTCGGCCGTCTCCACGTCCACCGTGCGCGGCGAGTCGCCCTCCAGGCCGAGCAGCACCGCCTTGGGCGTGCCGTGGCCGTGGCCGGTCGCGCCCAGCGAGCCGTACAGCTCCGCGCGCACGGTGGCGACGGAGTCCGTCAGGCCCTCGTTGCGCAGCCGCCGGGCGAACATGCGCGCCGCGCGCATCGGGCCGACCGTGTGGGAGCTGGACGGGCCGATGCCGATCGAGAACAGGTCGAAGACCGAGATGGCCACGGGGACTCCTCAAGACGGGGGTGGTGCAGAGGGGGGGCGGGCGCCGCGCCCGCTTGTGGCGGGCCCGGCGCCCCGGGGCCGGAGGGGGTCCGGCCCCTTCGCCGGTCTACTTGTCCAGGCCGGCGTAGAGCGGGTGCTTGTCGGCCAGGGCCTTGACCCGGGCGCCCAGCGCCGCGGCGTCGTAGGACGGCATGAGCGCCTCGGCGATCACGTCCGCGACCTCGGCGAAGTCCTCGGCCGTGAAACCGCGGGTGGCCAGCGCCGGGGTGCCGATCCGCAGACCCGAGGTGACCATCGGCGGCCGGGGGTCGTTCGGGACGGCGTTCCGGTTGACCGTGATGCCGATCTCGTGGAGGCGGTCCTCGGCCTGCCGGCCGTCCAGCTCGGAGTCGCGCAGGTCGACCAGGACCAGATGGACGTCCGTGCCGCCGGTCAGCACCGAGACGCCCGCCGCCTTCACGTCGTCCCGCACCAGGCGCTCGGCCAGGATGCGGGCGCCCTCCAGCGTACGACGCTGCCGCTCCCTGAAGTCCTCGCTCGCCGCCACCTTGAAGGCGACCGCCTTGGCGGCGATCACATGCTCCAGCGGGCCACCCTGCTGACCGGGGAAGACGGCGGAGTTGATCTTCTTGGCGAGCTCGGCCGTGGAGAGGATCACACCGCCGCGCGGGCCGCCCAGCGTCTTGTGGGTGGTGGTGGTGACCACATGGGCGTGCGGGACCGGGTTGGGGTGCAGCCCGGCCGCCACCAGACCGGCGAAGTGCGCCATGTCGACCATCAGGTGGGCGCCGACCTCGTCGG contains the following coding sequences:
- a CDS encoding thioesterase II family protein translates to MTDSREHARWFRVFHPSPDHARPLVCFPHAGGAAGYYHRLSAALAPAVRVTGVQYPGRQDRLGEPAVTDLTALADTVAALLARRPGPPPVLFGHSMGALIAFEVAARLEHRHGLPPAGLVVSGMSAPHRCAAQARELADDTAAVEELLRLGGTDPEILADAEVRALVVSVLRGDYRAVRGYRPGSVPARLSCPLAAFTGLDDEIEADAVRAWSGHTTASFSLRGFPGGHFYLDGFPPAVTGAVREAVLGMTGAAPAAGSAAGRG
- a CDS encoding MFS transporter, which codes for MSSRLYLLAAGTFFIGTDVFVIAGMLPGIAGSLDVSLSAAGQLMTVFSIGYAVLGPLLAGVTGRWASRARLTAALLAVALGNLVCAWADALPLALAGRVLVAAGASQFTPHAAALAASLVPGDRQGRALALVTGGMVAGSVAGVPAGTWAAAQFGWRPTLVVLACGTAAVAAGLVAGMRGADAEPSATGVRERLRALRGPGVRGVLLITVLAVLAEYSVLTYAGAVFGDATDGDGSLLAVLLLAFGLGGLAGNGVAGACLDRPAGRHLVLVSMAGMAGTFLAMPWLAGSFPGALVTMVLWGAAGWMYAAPQQHRLLRLAGPAGPLAVSMNSSVIYVGAALGGATGGVLLDHLDRDGLLVQAALVSLLAVAAELRFRHRSAAVAEPAGADSTGAGPAGPGPAPTGADTGR
- a CDS encoding GH25 family lysozyme, with translation MLHGIDVSAYQSSSYDTDGLSFVFVKATEGRSYVNPRLGEQTQRGRNAGLVVGFYHFLWPGNLAAQAEYFVGKAPVKAGDILAVDWERTSEGTYATNSEKDQFIKKVKALRPDNRVVLYCNRDFWLNVDTTSYAGDALWIADYVTAGEPRIQATWRFHQYTSDPLDKNVADFGSKAALREWAGGA
- a CDS encoding RHS repeat-associated core domain-containing protein, whose protein sequence is MPRSRPIDPSLSGIDRSLVGSGGPAARGQHSMMLTASPPRAVSLYFTDMGAPCSTIPLTCGFEGIFLIRSATEDFVYDPVGNLTKTRGFAYTYDAAGQMLTRKYSDGNTISYTYDNDGRTSTMTADGKTTTYTWDAAGNLTKSALPNTETEERAHDRAGRLTAVTSSKAGTAVTKTALTLSAAGLPTRVDVTRAGVGTGGYDLTYDTAGRLTSGCLPQPWVTGCAPGRTTSYTYDKVGNRLSSTLGATATSYTYDAADQLTSTTTGNTTSAYEYDADGNQSKAGADTYAYNLAGRISAATVAGASYTYDHDASGNQVATAQNGTVTNRTQWDPNAPLPILATEYDSAWAIKQSYRYDPLGQPAATKTGSGAVFYYHHDTQGSPVDVTSSTGTLHQRWAYDQFGTRVLNTTTGGAPASTPSYTGARYEASTGNLDLHARQYNPTTGRFTSPDPVTRGQSTPSVSAYAYADNVPTLLTDRSGLTPDDPNNDRVDSLGEGLKIFGDGFIDGLKMPFEFLGDAYDGVTGQNGGAGAFVDKYLPIRPAYRLYRAEYMLRQQGCDALADTYAEAAEELTQQIALVGIGGLTGWRRAAVDPSGGRYYGAPSSTRFGLPYYTPETPSSKQRINPEGGEMNCGLCATAGDDLMAGRNPNSVPGADRPMTRPEVSAVTGIPFRKVGGLNVIVSDMLSWGPGARAIVGAFPRRGIGHYFNVVNIDGRVVFLDFQQGRAEPAKPHYRDYYIMRTN
- a CDS encoding L-serine ammonia-lyase, coding for MAISVFDLFSIGIGPSSSHTVGPMRAARMFARRLRNEGLTDSVATVRAELYGSLGATGHGHGTPKAVLLGLEGDSPRTVDVETADERVEAIKAGGRLNLLGEREIAFDFDADMILHRRKALPYHANGMTLWAYDASGTELLAKTYYSVGGGFVVDEDAVGADRIKLDDTVLKYPFRTGDELLRLTRETGLSISALMLENERAWRTEEEIRAGLLEIWRVMRQCVDRGMSREGILPGGLKVRRRAANTARKLRSEGDPQALAMEWITLYAMAVNEENAAGGRVVTAPTNGAAGIIPAVLHYYMNFVPGADEEGVVRFLLAAGAIGMLFKENASISGAEVGCQGEVGSACSMAAGALAEVLGGSPEQVENAAEIGMEHNLGLTCDPVGGLVQIPCIERNGMAAVKAVTAARMAMRGDGTHKVSLDKVIKTMKETGADMSVKYKETARGGLAVNIIEC
- the glyA gene encoding serine hydroxymethyltransferase, giving the protein MSLLNTPLHELDPDVAAAVDAELHRQQSTLEMIASENFAPLAVMEAQGSVLTNKYAEGYPGRRYYGGCEHVDVVEQIAIDRVKALFGAEHANVQPHSGAQANAAAMFALLQPGDTIMGLNLAHGGHLTHGMKINFSGKLYDVVAYHVGDDGLVDMAEVERLAREHRPKLIVAGWSAYPRQLDFAAFRAVADEVGAHLMVDMAHFAGLVAAGLHPNPVPHAHVVTTTTHKTLGGPRGGVILSTAELAKKINSAVFPGQQGGPLEHVIAAKAVAFKVAASEDFRERQRRTLEGARILAERLVRDDVKAAGVSVLTGGTDVHLVLVDLRDSELDGRQAEDRLHEIGITVNRNAVPNDPRPPMVTSGLRIGTPALATRGFTAEDFAEVADVIAEALMPSYDAAALGARVKALADKHPLYAGLDK